One Phaseolus vulgaris cultivar G19833 chromosome 11, P. vulgaris v2.0, whole genome shotgun sequence genomic window carries:
- the LOC137809512 gene encoding putative disease resistance RPP13-like protein 1 yields the protein MSDLETIGGAVLQALFDKLDSYQLLDYFRGGELDERQLKQLKMKLMDIDVVIDDAEQKQFTNSLVKQWLDESSSSKVNNFQSEMLELLDELESLLNQKIVQDFKISSGFGSGLANNVSGQINESSLLVAQEVIYGRDEDKQIILKWVTSESNNHNQLSILSIVGMGGMGKTTILSIVGMGGMGKTTLAQHVYNDPKNKEAKFDLKAWFCVSDEFHVLRVSKAIIRAFTKSKDDSEDLEMVHGKLKEKLTGMKFLLLLDDVWNEDRYQWKSLQTSLKYGAKGSKILVTTRINKVTSTVESNKIHPLKQLQKDHSWQVFAKHAFHDDNSKSNSVLEDIDFNIVEKCQGLPLALETVGGILQSKSSVSEWEGVLKSNIWDLPIEDSKIIPALLLSYYHLPSHLKRCFTYCALFPLSRSLTGSNLKTEVLIY from the exons ATGTCAGACCTTGAAACTATTGGAGGTGCTGTTCTCCAGGCACTATTTGACAAGCTCGATTCTTATCAACTTCTCGACTACTTTCGTGGCGGAGAGCTCGATGAGAGGCAACTGAAACAGTTGAAAATGAAGCTGATGGACATCGATGTTGTGATTGATGATGCAGAACAAAAGCAGTTCACTAATTCATTGGTCAAACAATGGCTTGATGAG AGCAGTTCTAGCAAGGTAAACAATTTTCAATCCGAGATGTTAGAACTCCTAGATGAACTAGAATCTCTCTTAAACCAAAAGATTGTTCAAGATTTCAAAATTTCCAGTGGTTTTGGATCTGGGTTGGCTAATAACGTGTCAGGGCAAATAAATGAATCCTCATTGTTGGTGGCACAAGAGGTTATTTATGGCAGAGATGAGGACAAACAAATCATACTTAAGTGGGTTACTTCTGAGAGTAACAATCATAACCAGTTGTCAATACTTTCTATTGTAGGTATGGGTGGGATGGGTAAGACCACAATACTTTCTATTGTAGGTATGGGTGGGATGGGTAAGACCACACTTGCTCAACATGTATACAATGACCCTAAGAATAAGGAAGCTAAATTTGACCTTAAAGCTTGGTTCTGTGTTTCAGATGAATTTCACGTTCTGAGGGTATCAAAAGCAATTATTAGGGCTTTCACTAAATCAAAAGATGATAGTGAAGACCTAGAAATGGTTCATGGAAaactgaaagaaaaattgactggAATGAAGTTTCTTCTGCTTCTGGATGATGTCTGGAACGAAGACCGATATCAATGGAAATCATTGCAAACTTCTCTTAAATATGGTGCTAAGGGAAGTAAAATTCTTGTCACAACACGCATTAACAAAGTTACATCTACCGTGGAGTCAAACAAAATTCACCCACTAAAGCAATTACAAAAAGATCACAGTTGGCAAGTTTTTGCTAAACATGCATTTCACGATGATAACTCTAAGTCGAATTCTGTGTTGGAGGACATTGACTTCAATATAGTTGAAAAGTGCCAAGGACTGCCTCTGGCCCTTGAAACGGTAGGAGGTATCTTACAGTCAAAGTCATCTGTTTCAGAGTGGGAAGGTGTACTGAAAAGCAACATATGGGACTTACCAATAGAAGATAGTAAAATCATCCCCGCTTTGTTATTGAGCTATTACCATCTTCCTTCTCACCTCAAGAGATGTTTTACTTATTGTGCGTTATTCCCCTTGTCCAGATCACTAACTGGTTCTAATCTTAAAACCGAAGttctaatttattaa